A genomic stretch from Oryzias latipes chromosome 24, ASM223467v1 includes:
- the ylpm1 gene encoding YLP motif-containing protein 1 isoform X3: MYPSWGNFSVPPPPSFAGPGPRKPVGGNHAGQPAGFGGFEAPSSGSLFSSLQEQHRQQMQQLQMLHQKQLQSVLHHGNNASQFGSGHSGGYPGQSWHSEGSKEDDGTQAFYNQEGAPTSTGPPAPTQGPQQPPADPQPGPPPPQTQTPNPPDSNGAFKGTKAGIQDCSAAEDKSLPLQEQQQLWYKQHLKNLQKLRQEKARQSQKDGDAPPPPPHPASSHTTPPPPPSDPPKSAPPPPPPSDEPPAPPLPVEVRPEVPKDPEEAARLQQLQAAAAQWQQVQQQRVGLQYQALMQQHEKLQQVLERYQTLIQQPPNLQSMSADLQLRHYEMQQQQFNSLFQDWNVSFASWYEQFQTYPHKNQLQDYERQWKQWQEQMAATSAHLQERVASLTAVVPFASIQYNSPMVGQFNQYPGQDMQMQQHAVNLGVQPPAAAVGPSPPAQQPPGFGAHPEAPAEPPLQGGVSTGIGVTTSGPSGQPQSFTGIGGPSPRMKRFDQPPQGFDGSSRVDPPQQRFDRPPPFDQPHHRFDGPPRFDQPRQRFDAPPRFDHPRQRFEGPPRFDQPRSRFDGPPRFEPPRQRFDGPPRFVQPRPSLQQHRPLGPSPRFESPPVTQKQEAAQPEFTQVSQESTGTSAKSSTMKNVPQRPVEKNKGYKENYKTNMDDILDDSLLGTDGFFVQDDPIPQTLQDGPEPEKTDDNSLASNDGKPQPGDAKLSLAPEAPGQNLLKPEGALKNEPLQTPRPPEIKPDPKVSGNVHTGTEPPKPIPGRGRGQPLMRGRGKIIGGELRASKPAVEETEETFYDQMHPEEGMDMSEEQEDYNWQSSYEEFGGEETEGPPEDAWGPEEQYFQDEEYFETPMGPHTGRGRPPLLRGRPPLLRGPPVGRGFPPRGRPPLIRGGPPMGRGGPYMQRGGPPMGRGGPHMIRGGPPMGRGGPHMLRGGPPMGRGGPPMGRGGPPMGRGGPPVGRGGPPIGRGEPFDRHWEDIESAEYAEEEGDPYWEEWRPPMRGMRPPFPPSRGRPPRGHPGFMPPIRGRPPHRPMEPDLDPDAAASDPSIYHGRDPYGPSMNPEAGRGRRLLPPHEMGDALGEGLYGEGEQELNWPPPHARGPPMPPHDLIERGGMRRRPMGRGIGRGAWRPGAASEEYEEEYKKGFAVDYAHGEEGYRRHLAQDYPPEQFDDKLFDSQWDSEHHLEREYPPRMPPPEHLRERFRRPEAERAHPYPCDEPGRGELRIREYRDEMAYRQDEPPQAPSQEWDRPSRLPPPPGRDYPFDYPERRLRYEEPRASSPPSAAHAPDLPEGSAESQAGGGANVLALSQRQHEIILKAAQELKQIRELQEANPLSTDPQPAASKALPELPAGLLGLEIPPDVRNVLKGMTTAAAPPASESWESKPAALNYQPSLSAASVIPKTVDYGHGHEPGATVERMSYGERIILRPDPPPSDRGYEKELLGLRDPYSRDPYYDRRSDPYLERREYSRDREMFREKPEYERERFEREGYPPRERDDRSPLRLAYRDRSGSRDPEDHYGRPGYDRLPFERAGLERIGPERYSSPYTVERRAYPEDRGPPAAAPLPPPPRVEKKPEIKNIDDILKPPGRLSRPDRIVIIMRGLPGSGKSHVAKLIRDKEVESGGAPPRVLVLDDYFMTEVERIEKDPDSGKKVKTKVMEYEYEPEMEDTYRSSMLKTFKKTLDDGFFPFIILDTINDKVKHFDQFWSAAKTKGFEVYVAEITADTQTCAKRNLHGRTHKDITKMSGNWEPSPRHMVRLDVRSLLQDAAIEEVEMEDFNPDEESMEPKREEEEESDLGYIPKSKWEMDTSEAKLDKLDGLVSGGKRKREGDHVSGLVDFLQLPDDYATRMSEPGKKRVRWADLEEQKDADRKRAIGFVVGQTDWEKITDESGQLAQRALNRTKYF, translated from the exons ATGTATCCCTCTTGGGGAAACTTTAGTGTGCCTCCGCCTCCAAGCTTTGCAGGCCCGGGACCTCGGAAGCCTGTGGGCGGCAACCATGCCGGCCAGCCTGCGGGGTTCGGCGGCTTCGAGGCCCCGTCCAGCGGCTCGCTCTTCTCCAGCCTGCAGGAGCAGCACCGCcagcagatgcagcagctcCAGATGCTGCACCAGAAGCAGCTCCAGTCCGTTTTACACCACGGGAATAACGCGTCCCAGTTCGGTTCCGGACACTCGGGGGGGTATCCCGGACAGTCGTGGCACTCGGAGGGATCTAAAGAAGACGATGGCACCCAGGCTTTCTACAATCAGGAGGGGGCTCCGACGTCCACGGGTCCTCCAGCCCCCACGCAGGGGCCCCAGCAGCCCCCAGCCGACCCCCAACCTGGTCCCCCGCCTCCACAGACCCAGACGCCCAACCCACCGGACAGCAACGGCGCTTTCAAAGGCACAAAGGCCGGGATTCAGGACTGCTCCGCGGCGGAAGACAAGTCGTTGCCTCTGCAG GAACAGCAGCAACTTTGGTACAAACAGCATCTGAAGAATCTGCAGAAACTGAGGCAGGAGAAAGCGCGGCAGAGCCAGAAAGACGGCGatgcgcctcctcctcctccacatccagcttCAAGCCACACcactcctcctccccctccctctgaTCCGCCCAAAAGCGCCCCCCCTCCGCCCCCGCCCTCAGACGAGCCCCCAGCCCCTCCGCTCCCAGTGGAGGTTCGG CCGGAAGTCCCTAAAGACCCAGAGGAAGCTGCGCGTCTGCAGCAGTTGCAGGCTGCGGCTGCGCAGTGGCAGCaggtgcagcagcagagagtaGGTCTGCAATACCAGGCTCTGATGCAGCAGCACGAGAAGCTTCAGCAGGTCCTTGAAAGGTACCAAACACTGATTCAGCAACCTCCAAACCTACAG tCCATGTCTGCCGACTTGCAGCTAAGACACTAtgaaatgcagcagcagcagttcaacTCCCTGTTCCAAGACTGGAACGTCTCCTTTGCCTCGTGGTACGAGCAGTTCCAGACGTATCCCCACAAAAACCAGCTTCAGGATTATGAGCGGCAGTGGAAACAGTGGCAGGAGCAGATGGCCGCCACCAGTGCTCACCTGCAGGAAAGAGTCGCCTCTCTGACTGCTGTGGTGCCGTTTGCGTCCATCCAGTACAACAGTCCAATGGTGGGACAGTTCAACCAGTACCCTGGACAAGACATGCAAATGCAGCAGCATGCAGTCAACCTTGGTGTCCAGCCGCCTGCAGCTGCTGTTGGTCCCAGTCCTCCAGCCCAACAGCCTCCTGGCTTTGGGGCTCACCCAGAAGCACCGGCGGAGCCTCCACTGCAAGGAGGTGTCTCTACTGGTATTGGAGTCACAACTTCGGGTCCATCTGGGCAGCCGCAAAGCTTCACTGGCATTGGAGGGCCAAG TCCCAGAATGAAAAGATTTGACCAACCACCACAAGGATTTGATGGTTCCTCAAGGGTTGATCCTCCCCAACAACGCTTTGACCGTCCGCCGCCGTTCGACCAGCCACATCATCGCTTTGATGGGCCTCCAAGATTTGACCAACCCCGGCAGCGCTTTGATGCCCCGCCTCGATTTGATCACCCTCGGCAGCGCTTCGAGGGTCCGCCGAGGTTTGACCAACCAAGGTCACGCTTTGACGGGCCTCCGAGGTTTGAGCCACCTCGACAGCGTTTTGACGGTCCTCCCAGGTTTGTCCAGCCAAGGCCGTCTTTGCAACAACACAGGCCCCTTGGTCCCTCGCCCCGTTTTGAATCTCCACCTGTGACTCAAAAACAGGAAGCTGCTCAGCCCGAGTTCACACAGGTGTCTCAGGAGTCCACTGGAACTTCTGCCAAAAGTTCTACAATGAAGAATGTTCCACAGAGGcctgttgaaaaaaataaaggttataAGGAAAACTATAAAACAAACATGGACGACATTTTAGATGACAGTTTGCTTGGAACAGATGGATTTTTTGTGCAAGATGACCCCATTCCCCAAACATTACAAGATGGTCCAGAGCCTGAGAAAACGGATGACAATAGTCTTGCTAGTAATGATGGAAAACCTCAACCTGGTGATGCTAAATTATCTCTAGCGCCAGAAGCTCCTGGACAAAATTTGCTCAAACCAGAAGGAGCTTTGAAAAACGAGCCTTTACAGACTCCAAGGCCTCCTGAAATCAAACCAGACCCAAAGGTTTCTGGTAATGTTCATACAGGAACTGAGCCTCCGAAGCCCATTCCCGGTCGGGGACGGGGTCAGCCACTGATGCGTGGACGTGGAAAAATAATTGGCGGAGAATTGAGGGCGTCCAAACCCGCGGTAGAGGAGACGGAAGAAACGTTTTATGACCAAATGCATCCTGAAGAAGGGATGGACATGTCGGAAGAGCAAGAAGACTATAACTGGCAGTCATCTTACGAAGAGTTTGGTGGCGAGGAGACGGAGGGCCCCCCTGAAGACGCATGGGGACCAGAGGAACAGTACTTCCAAGATGAAGAGTATTTTGAAACACCAATGGGACCCCACACGGGCAGAGGGCGACCGCCATTATTAAGAGGAAGGCCCCCTTTGCTTAGAGGCCCTCCTGTGGGGAGAGGATTTCCCCCAAGGGGCAGACCACCTCTCATAAGAGGAGGTCCACCCATGGGCAGAGGGGGGCCATATATGCAAAGAGGAGGGCCCCCAATGGGTAGAGGGGGGCCACATATGATAAGAGGAGGTCCACCAATGGGCCGAGGGGGGCCACATATGCTAAGAGGAGGACCACCAATGGGCAGAGGTGGACCGCCCATGGGGAGAGGAGGCCCCCCTATGGGTAGAGGAGGCCCCCCCGTGGGCAGGGGAGGCCCACCAATTGGTAGAGGAGAACCATTTGACCGACACTGGGAGGACATTGAGTCAGCAGAGTatgcagaggaggagggggaccCTTACTGGGAAGAATGGAGACCTCCAATGAGAGGTATGAGACCCCCATTCCCTCCAAGTCGGGGTCGACCCCCACGTGGTCACCCTGGTTTTATGCCTCCAATTAGAGGACGTCCGCCTCACAGACCAATGGAACCGGACCTGGACCCTGATGCCGCTGCCTCAGATCCATCCATATACCATGGGCGTGACCCCTACGGGCCCTCCATGAATCCAGAGGCGGGGCGAGGCAGGCGGCTCCTACCCCCACATGAAATGGGTGATGCGCTGGGGGAGGGTTTGTATGGAGAAGGAGAGCAGGAGCTAAATTGGCCTCCACCTCATGCTAGAGGCCCCCCAATGCCTCCGCATGATCTGATCGAGAGGGGAGGAATGAGGAGGAGGCCTATGGGGCGAGGAATTGGCCGGGGGGCGTGGCGGCCAGGGGCGGCGAGCGAGGAATACGAGGAGGAGTATAAAAAGGGTTTTGCGGTGGATTACGCACATGGGGAAGAGGGCTATCGACGGCACCTAGCTCAAGACTATCCTCCGGAACAGTTTGACGACAAGCTTTTTGATTCCCAGTGGGACTCCGAACATCATCTTGAGAGGGAATACCCTCCTCGCATGCCCCCCCCAGAACACCTGAGGGAGCGATTCCGGCGCCCCGAAGCAGAGAGAGCTCACCCATACCCATGCGATGAGCCAGGAAGAGGCGAACTGCGAATCCGTGAGTACAGAGATGAGATGGCGTACCGGCAGGATGAACCGCCGCAAGCCCCCTCCCAAGAGTGGGACAGGCCCTCCAGGCTCCCCCCTCCCCCGGGCAGAGATTACCCCTTCGACTATCCAGAACGCAGACTGCGCTATGAAGAACCAAGAGCGTCTTCTCCTCCGTCTGCTGCACATGCTCCAGACCTGCCGGAGGGCTCGGCGGAGTCTCAAGCGGGAGGTGGGGCGAACGTGCTCGCCCTGTCCCAACGCCAACACGAGATTATCCTGAAAGCAGCTCAAGAGCTTAAACAAATCAG GGAACTGCAGGAGGCAAACCCCCTCAGCACGGACCCTCAGCCTGCAGCCAGCAAAGCCCTGCCAGAACTGCCTGCAGGTCTTCTTGGCCTGGAGATCCCACCGGATGTCAGGAACGTTCTGAAG GGAATGACCACGGCGGCTGCACCGCCTGCCTCCGAGTCTTGGGAAAGCAAACCTGCCGCTCTTAATTACCAACCTTCTCTTTCTGCTGCATCCGTGATTCCCAAGACTGTCGATTATGGACACGGACACG AGCCGGGCGCCACCGTGGAGCGCATGTCCTACGGGGAGAGAATCATTCTGAGGCCGGATCCGCCGCCGTCGGACCGAGGATATGAAAAGG AATTACTGGGACTCAGAGACCCGTACAGCAGAGATCCTTACTATGACCGACGGTCAGACCCGTATTTGGAGCGCCGGGAGTACAGCAGAGACAGGGAGATGTTCAGAGAAAAACCCGAATATGAAAGAGAGAGATTTGAGAGGGAAGGTTATCCTCCACGAGAGAGAGACGACAG GTCTCCTCTGCGCTTAGCATACAGGGATCGGAGTGGCAGTCGGGATCCCGAAGACCATTACGGAAGACCAGGCTATGACCGACTGCCGTTTGAGCGTGCCGGACTGGAGCGGATCGGTCCCGAACGCTACAGCTCACCTTACA CAGTGGAGAGAAGAGCCTATCCAGAAGACAGAGGACCTCCCGCTGCGGCCCCCCTACCGCCGCCGCCAAGAGTCGAGAAGAAGCCAGAGATCAAGAACATCGACGATATCCTCAAACCGCCGGGCAGATTGTCGCGTCCTGACAGG ATTGTCATCATCATGAGGGGCCTGCCAGGAAGTGGAAAAAGTCACGTGGCGAAGCTCATTCGG GACAAAGAAGTTGAAAGTGGCGGCGCCCCCCCGAGGGTTCTTGTTTTAGACGACTACTTCATGACAGAAGTTGAGAGAATCGAGAAGGACCCGGACAGTGGGAAGAAGGTCAAAACCAAG GTGATGGAGTACGAGTACGAGCCAGAGATGGAGGACACCTACAGGAGCAGCATGCTGAAGACGTTTAAGAAAACTCTGGACGACGGCTTCTTCCCCTTCATCATTTTAGACACCATCAACGACAAAGTCAAACACTTTGACCAGTTCTGGAGTGCAGCCAAGACTAAAGGCTTTGAG GTTTACGTGGCTGAAATCACGGCCGACACGCAGACCTGTGCTAAGAGAAACCTCCATGGACGCACACACAAGGACATAACAAAG ATGTCGGGTAACTGGGAGCCGTCACCACGCCACATGGTGCGCCTGGACGTCCGCTCCCTGCTCCAGGATGCCGCCATCGAGGAG GTGGAAATGGAAGACTTCAATCCTGACGAAGAGTCTATGGAACCCaagagggaggaggaagaggagagtgACCTG GGCTACATTCCAAAAAGCAAATGGGAGATGGACACGTCTGAAGCCAAACTCG ACAAGTTGGACGGGCTGGTTAGCGGTGGGAAGAGGAAGCGTGAAGGTGACCACGTGTCCGGCCTGGTGGACTTCCTTCAGCTGCCAGACGATTACGCCACGCGCATGTCAGAACCTGGAAAGAAGAGG GTTCGGTGGGCTGATCTGGAGGAGCAGAAGGATGCGGATCGGAAGCGCGCCATCGGGTTTGTGGTGGGTCAAACGGACTGGGAAAAGATAACGGACGAGAGCGGACAGCTAGCACAGCGAGCTCTAAACCGCACCAAGTATTTCTGA